From a single Aestuariibius sp. HNIBRBA575 genomic region:
- a CDS encoding ABC transporter ATP-binding protein produces MENLVFTNVNKGFGEGLDRVEILKDINLEVKEGEFLAILGFSGTGKSTLMNLVAGLEKPDSGTVKFKGKAIDGPGPERGLVFQSYSLMPWLTVLGNVMLAIDAAHPKLSKSDKQTKAEHYINMVGLGHATHRRPAELSGGMRQRVSVARALALDPEMLLLDEPLSALDALTRANLADEILDIWEQDKKTCILITNDVDEAILLADRVIVLNPDGTLADPFEIDIPRPRDRGDMNTDPDFKKLRVTITKYLMEVGIDAKVEGSRELPDVTPIHAVPAAVADAQKGMINERFLDFSQLHKVYPTPKGPLTVVEDFNLKVNRGEFISLIGHSGCGKSTVLTMAAGLNDISKGAIKLDGRHVEGADPERAVVFQSPNLFPWLTAKENVAIGVDKVYPKASQAERQDVVEYYLERVGLADAMDRGAASMSNGMKQRVGIARAFALSPKLLLLDEPFGMLDSLTRWELQEVLMEVWSRTKVTAICVTHDVDEAILLADRVVMMTNGPQATIGKITDVKLPRPRSRKALLEHPDYYTYRQEVLDFLEEYEHGTTPKTQPKPKPTKAIAAE; encoded by the coding sequence ATGGAAAATCTGGTTTTCACAAATGTAAACAAAGGGTTCGGCGAAGGTTTGGACCGCGTCGAAATCCTCAAAGACATCAACCTAGAGGTCAAAGAAGGCGAATTTCTAGCGATCCTCGGCTTTTCCGGGACCGGTAAATCAACGTTGATGAATTTGGTTGCCGGGCTGGAAAAACCCGATAGCGGGACGGTCAAATTCAAAGGCAAAGCCATCGACGGGCCGGGGCCCGAACGGGGGCTGGTGTTCCAGTCCTATTCACTGATGCCTTGGTTGACGGTGCTTGGAAATGTGATGCTGGCCATCGATGCGGCCCATCCCAAATTGTCCAAATCCGACAAACAGACCAAGGCCGAACATTACATCAACATGGTGGGGCTGGGTCATGCCACCCATCGTCGTCCGGCGGAATTGTCGGGGGGGATGCGGCAACGGGTTTCGGTGGCGCGCGCCTTGGCGTTGGATCCGGAAATGTTGCTGTTGGACGAACCTTTGTCGGCGCTGGATGCGTTGACCCGTGCCAATCTGGCGGATGAAATTCTGGACATCTGGGAACAGGACAAAAAGACCTGCATTCTGATCACAAATGACGTCGACGAAGCGATTTTGCTGGCCGACCGGGTGATTGTCTTGAACCCGGATGGCACGCTGGCCGATCCGTTTGAAATCGACATTCCCCGCCCACGGGATCGTGGGGATATGAACACAGATCCGGACTTTAAAAAACTGCGGGTCACCATCACCAAATACCTGATGGAGGTCGGGATCGACGCCAAAGTCGAAGGCAGCCGCGAATTGCCGGATGTGACGCCGATCCACGCCGTACCCGCCGCCGTGGCAGATGCGCAAAAGGGCATGATCAACGAACGGTTCCTGGACTTTTCCCAATTGCACAAGGTCTATCCAACCCCCAAAGGTCCCCTGACCGTGGTTGAGGATTTTAACCTAAAGGTAAATCGCGGCGAATTTATTTCGCTGATCGGCCATTCCGGCTGCGGCAAATCCACGGTGCTGACCATGGCCGCTGGGTTGAACGACATTTCCAAAGGCGCAATCAAACTGGATGGTCGCCACGTCGAAGGGGCGGACCCGGAACGCGCGGTTGTGTTCCAATCCCCCAACTTGTTCCCATGGTTGACGGCCAAGGAAAACGTCGCGATTGGCGTGGACAAAGTATACCCCAAAGCGTCCCAAGCCGAACGTCAGGACGTGGTGGAATATTATCTGGAACGGGTCGGTTTGGCCGATGCGATGGACCGGGGCGCTGCGTCAATGTCCAACGGGATGAAACAGCGGGTCGGCATTGCACGCGCCTTTGCGTTGTCGCCAAAATTGCTGTTGCTGGACGAACCGTTTGGGATGCTCGACAGCCTGACGCGCTGGGAATTGCAAGAGGTGCTGATGGAGGTGTGGTCGCGCACCAAAGTGACCGCAATCTGCGTCACACATGATGTGGACGAAGCGATTTTGCTGGCGGACCGCGTGGTGATGATGACCAACGGACCACAGGCGACCATCGGTAAAATCACCGATGTGAAACTGCCCCGCCCCCGTAGTCGTAAGGCGCTGTTGGAACATCCGGATTACTACACATATCGCCAAGAGGTGCTTGATTTCCTTGAGGAATATGAACACGGCACCACCCCGAAAACACAGCCAAAGCCCAAACCCACCAAAGCAATCGCGGCGGAGTAA
- the nirB gene encoding nitrite reductase large subunit NirB has translation MKKKLVIIGAGMASGRALEHLLEADPDAYEVTLFNAEPRGNYNRIMLSPVLSGEKTYAEIVTHDADWYEARGVTCRFGEHVTAIDRDRKIVIGQNGEVAYDMLLIATGSAPFIIPVQGKDLPGVISYRDLDDTNAMIDAAAKPGAKAVVIGGGLLGLEAAAGLKLRGMDVTVLHLMGHLMERQLDEAAGYLLRRSLEDKGIRIMCKASTAAILGEDRVEGVMLEDNEGLEADLVVMAVGIRPETRLATDARIEVERGITVDDAMRTSDPSILAMGECVEHRGQLFGLVAPIYDQARVVAQTLLNEEAVFEPKEVATKLKVTGCDLFSAGDFAEGEGREDIVFRDPARGVYKRLVLEQNRLIGAVMYGDTADGNWFFGLIKDKTDVSEMRDTLIFGPSFQGGAQVDPLVAVAALPLDAEICGCNGICKGTITDAINDGATDLGAIRATTKASASCGTCTSLVEQVLASTLGDDFVVPAAASICGCTDLGHDDVRRLIKSQELKSQDAVWQELGWKTRNGCHVCRPAINYYLLSDWPVDYIDDPQSRFVNERNHANIQKDGTYSVVPRMWGGITTPSELRAIADAADKYNVPTVKVTGGQRIDLLGVKKQDLPAIWYDLNQAGMVSGHAYSKGLRTVKTCVGTDHCRVATQDSTGLGIKLEKELWGSWTPHKLKLGVSGCPRNCAEATCKDIGVICVDSGYEISVAGAAGMEVKETEALIKVTTEEEVIEVINAFTQLYRENARYLDRVFKWVGRVGLDWCKEQINDLDSRAALAARFDLSQSVYRADPWADHIDNNAAAYRPMADLTLEAAE, from the coding sequence ATGAAAAAGAAGCTTGTTATTATCGGCGCAGGCATGGCATCGGGCCGTGCGCTCGAACATTTGCTGGAGGCCGATCCAGACGCCTATGAGGTGACGCTGTTTAACGCCGAACCGCGTGGCAATTATAACCGCATCATGTTGTCGCCGGTTCTGTCGGGCGAAAAAACCTATGCAGAAATCGTCACCCATGACGCCGATTGGTACGAAGCGCGCGGCGTGACCTGCCGATTTGGCGAACATGTCACGGCCATTGATCGCGACCGCAAAATAGTGATCGGTCAAAACGGCGAAGTGGCCTATGACATGCTGCTGATCGCCACCGGGTCAGCGCCGTTTATCATCCCCGTTCAGGGCAAGGATTTGCCGGGGGTGATTTCCTATCGCGATCTGGACGATACCAACGCCATGATCGATGCGGCCGCCAAACCGGGCGCCAAGGCTGTGGTCATCGGCGGCGGTCTGCTGGGCCTAGAGGCAGCGGCAGGTCTGAAACTGCGCGGCATGGATGTGACAGTGTTGCATCTGATGGGTCACCTGATGGAACGTCAACTGGACGAAGCCGCAGGGTATCTGTTGCGCCGCAGCCTAGAAGACAAAGGCATCCGCATCATGTGCAAGGCGTCCACAGCGGCGATCCTGGGCGAAGACCGGGTCGAAGGCGTGATGCTGGAAGATAACGAAGGTCTGGAGGCTGATCTGGTGGTGATGGCCGTTGGCATCCGCCCCGAAACGCGGCTGGCCACCGATGCCCGGATCGAAGTGGAACGTGGCATCACCGTGGATGATGCGATGCGCACCTCTGATCCGTCCATTCTGGCGATGGGCGAATGTGTGGAACATCGCGGGCAGCTGTTTGGGCTGGTCGCGCCGATCTATGACCAAGCCCGCGTGGTCGCCCAGACCCTGCTGAACGAAGAGGCGGTTTTTGAACCCAAAGAGGTCGCCACCAAGCTGAAAGTCACAGGCTGTGATCTGTTTAGTGCGGGGGATTTTGCCGAAGGTGAGGGGCGCGAAGACATCGTTTTCCGTGACCCGGCGCGGGGCGTTTATAAACGTCTGGTGTTGGAACAAAACCGTCTGATTGGGGCGGTGATGTATGGCGATACGGCAGACGGCAACTGGTTCTTTGGTCTGATCAAAGACAAAACCGACGTGTCCGAAATGCGCGATACATTGATTTTTGGCCCATCGTTCCAAGGGGGTGCCCAAGTGGACCCTTTGGTGGCCGTTGCAGCCTTACCGCTTGATGCGGAAATCTGTGGCTGTAACGGCATTTGCAAAGGCACAATCACCGACGCGATCAACGATGGCGCAACCGATCTGGGCGCGATCCGGGCCACGACCAAAGCATCCGCATCCTGTGGCACCTGTACCTCCTTGGTGGAACAGGTTTTGGCCTCCACGCTGGGGGACGACTTTGTTGTTCCGGCGGCTGCATCGATCTGTGGCTGCACCGATCTGGGCCATGATGATGTGCGCCGGTTGATCAAATCTCAGGAACTCAAATCCCAAGACGCGGTTTGGCAGGAACTGGGTTGGAAAACCCGCAACGGGTGTCACGTGTGCCGCCCGGCGATCAATTACTACCTGCTGTCGGATTGGCCCGTGGATTACATCGACGATCCGCAGTCGCGATTTGTCAATGAACGCAACCACGCCAACATTCAAAAGGACGGGACCTATTCCGTTGTGCCGCGCATGTGGGGGGGGATCACCACCCCATCTGAGCTGCGCGCCATTGCGGATGCCGCCGACAAATACAACGTGCCAACGGTCAAGGTGACCGGTGGTCAACGGATCGATTTGCTGGGGGTCAAAAAACAGGACCTGCCGGCGATCTGGTATGACCTCAATCAGGCGGGCATGGTGTCAGGACACGCCTATTCCAAGGGCCTGCGCACAGTGAAAACCTGTGTCGGAACAGACCATTGCCGGGTTGCGACCCAAGACAGCACCGGGTTGGGGATCAAGCTGGAAAAGGAATTATGGGGGTCTTGGACTCCGCATAAATTGAAACTGGGTGTATCGGGGTGCCCACGCAATTGCGCCGAAGCCACCTGCAAAGATATCGGCGTGATCTGCGTGGATTCGGGCTATGAAATTTCGGTCGCAGGCGCGGCCGGGATGGAGGTTAAAGAAACCGAAGCCCTGATCAAAGTCACCACCGAAGAAGAGGTGATCGAGGTCATCAACGCCTTTACCCAGCTTTATCGTGAAAACGCCCGCTATCTGGACCGCGTGTTCAAATGGGTGGGCCGTGTTGGGCTGGATTGGTGCAAGGAACAGATCAACGATCTGGACAGTCGCGCCGCATTGGCCGCCCGGTTTGATCTGTCCCAATCGGTTTATCGCGCCGATCCTTGGGCCGATCACATTGACAATAACGCCGCCGCCTATCGCCCGATGGCGGACCTGACATTGGAGGCCGCAGAATGA
- the nirD gene encoding nitrite reductase small subunit NirD translates to MSWIDIGAITDIPLRGARVIKSPVGCVAVFRTAENEAFATSDTCPHKQGPLSEGIVHGKSVTCPLHNWVFSLETGQAQGADQGQIATYPIRIEEGRLLIDGATLGKRSAA, encoded by the coding sequence ATGAGCTGGATCGACATTGGCGCCATCACCGACATCCCTTTGCGCGGGGCGCGCGTGATCAAATCACCCGTGGGCTGCGTGGCAGTGTTTCGCACTGCCGAAAACGAAGCCTTTGCCACATCGGATACATGCCCGCACAAACAAGGCCCCCTGTCAGAAGGTATCGTGCATGGCAAATCTGTGACGTGCCCGCTGCACAATTGGGTGTTTTCGCTGGAAACCGGGCAGGCGCAGGGCGCAGATCAGGGCCAAATCGCCACCTATCCGATCCGCATCGAAGAGGGCCGTTTGTTGATCGACGGCGCAACTTTGGGCAAACGGAGCGCCGCATGA